One genomic window of Microbacterium sp. BH-3-3-3 includes the following:
- a CDS encoding transcription antiterminator produces MTTKARQDRLLALLLRDGEWSTAASLADALGVTPRSVRSYVTAVNARVAGGAAIESGPLGYRAGADAAAALRAISGSDAGTPRDRLHTLVRRLLDSADGIDVYSTADALHVSAATLEADLSRVRGLLGGTELTLERSASTARLRGTEVAQRRLLSKLAHDEMDAGHFDLDALRRTLGERSVGARAFGPFKAELVSELGSLGYYVNEIGIGDVVMHIAIAADRTTRDRALGSPGGDSSDAAAAVAALLDRLTLKHIGVQLGSGDLRHLATLVLTRIVAPGSPAVDDVRSRLDPAVEVAVRRVVENAASEFLVDIAHDDFILRLALHVQNLLHRSREQAWSRNPLTRSLKSTYPMIFEVAVYIAKGLQDGLGIPILDDEIAYIAMHVGGRLERSRRADQLLTATIVCPGYYELHELLRSSVDRSLGQAIEVVGVETRIDPAWDAIDTDLVLTTIDPPRPGDRFVRIQPFLTDADVERVQAAAGRIRRGRRLARLRAELERYFAPGAFVRGLDATDGEAGVIRLLGGLLVEQGVIDDAYVVRAVEREAISSTAFTDALAVPHAMGMTATQTRIAIGIADPSITWGEGRVQVVALVAFSETDREAFQTVFEQFVEVFSERDSVQRIVRKATSFPAFLDELVAVIDG; encoded by the coding sequence GTGACGACGAAAGCTCGCCAAGACCGCCTGCTGGCCCTGTTGCTGCGGGACGGGGAATGGTCGACCGCCGCGTCCTTGGCCGATGCGTTGGGCGTCACCCCGCGCAGCGTCCGGTCGTACGTGACGGCCGTCAACGCGCGCGTGGCGGGAGGCGCCGCCATCGAATCGGGCCCGCTCGGGTACCGCGCGGGAGCCGACGCGGCCGCCGCGCTGCGGGCGATCTCGGGATCGGATGCCGGAACCCCCCGCGACCGCCTCCACACCCTCGTGCGGCGCCTGCTCGACTCCGCCGACGGCATCGACGTCTACTCGACCGCCGACGCGCTGCACGTGAGCGCCGCGACCCTCGAAGCCGATCTGTCGCGCGTGCGCGGCCTGCTCGGCGGCACCGAACTGACCCTGGAGCGCTCGGCATCCACCGCCCGCCTCCGTGGGACCGAAGTCGCCCAGCGCCGACTGCTCTCGAAGCTCGCGCACGACGAGATGGATGCCGGGCACTTCGACCTCGACGCCCTGCGGCGCACGCTCGGGGAGCGTTCGGTGGGCGCGCGCGCCTTCGGACCGTTCAAGGCCGAGCTGGTGTCGGAACTCGGATCCCTCGGGTACTACGTCAACGAGATCGGCATCGGCGACGTCGTCATGCACATCGCCATCGCCGCCGACCGCACCACCCGCGACCGCGCGCTGGGATCTCCCGGCGGCGATTCGTCGGACGCCGCCGCCGCCGTGGCGGCGCTGCTCGACCGGTTGACGCTCAAGCACATCGGCGTGCAACTGGGCTCCGGCGACCTGCGCCATCTCGCGACCCTCGTGCTCACGCGCATCGTCGCCCCCGGCTCGCCGGCCGTCGACGACGTGCGCTCGCGCCTCGACCCCGCGGTGGAGGTGGCCGTGCGGCGGGTCGTCGAGAACGCGGCATCCGAGTTCCTCGTCGACATCGCGCACGACGACTTCATCCTGCGCCTCGCGCTGCACGTGCAGAACCTGCTGCACCGCTCGCGCGAGCAGGCCTGGTCGCGCAACCCCCTGACCCGTTCGCTGAAGTCGACGTACCCGATGATCTTCGAGGTCGCCGTCTACATCGCCAAGGGACTGCAGGACGGCCTGGGCATTCCGATCCTCGACGACGAGATCGCCTACATCGCGATGCACGTGGGCGGGCGCCTCGAGCGCAGCCGTCGCGCCGACCAACTGCTGACGGCGACGATCGTGTGCCCCGGGTACTACGAGCTGCACGAGCTGCTGCGCTCCAGCGTCGACCGCTCGCTCGGGCAGGCCATCGAGGTCGTCGGTGTCGAGACGCGCATCGACCCGGCCTGGGACGCGATCGACACCGACCTGGTGCTCACCACGATCGACCCGCCGCGCCCCGGTGACCGCTTCGTGCGGATCCAGCCCTTCCTCACCGACGCCGACGTCGAGCGCGTGCAGGCCGCGGCCGGTCGCATCCGCCGCGGGCGTCGCCTGGCGCGGCTGCGGGCCGAACTCGAGCGGTACTTCGCGCCCGGGGCGTTCGTGCGGGGCCTGGATGCCACCGACGGCGAGGCCGGCGTCATCCGGCTCCTCGGCGGGCTGCTGGTGGAGCAGGGGGTGATCGACGACGCCTATGTCGTGCGCGCCGTGGAGCGCGAGGCGATCTCGTCGACCGCGTTCACCGACGCCCTCGCCGTGCCGCACGCGATGGGCATGACCGCGACGCAGACGCGCATCGCGATCGGCATCGCCGACCCCTCGATCACGTGGGGAGAGGGCCGCGTGCAGGTCGTGGCGCTGGTGGCGTTCAGCGAGACCGACCGCGAGGCGTTCCAGACGGTGTTCGAGCAGTTCGTCGAGGTCTTCAGCGAGCGCGACAGCGTGCAGCGGATCGTGCGCAAGGCGACGAGCTTCCCCGCGTTCCTCGACGAGCTGGTCGCGGTGATCGACGGCTGA
- a CDS encoding PTS sugar transporter subunit IIA, translating to MSHDVLRIESVRIHPGSATREEAMKEAADLLQATGSVTGEYFAAMQQREETVSTYMGNELAIPHGTNETKQAILESGLSVVRYDGGVDWGGEPVSFVIGIAGKGDEHLEILSQIAILFSEDDDVARLKAASSPEELFQALSGSVNA from the coding sequence ATGTCACACGACGTCCTCCGCATCGAATCCGTCCGCATCCACCCCGGGAGCGCCACCCGCGAGGAGGCGATGAAAGAGGCGGCCGACCTGCTGCAGGCCACGGGCTCGGTCACGGGCGAGTACTTCGCCGCCATGCAGCAGCGCGAAGAGACCGTCTCGACCTACATGGGCAACGAGCTCGCCATCCCCCACGGCACCAACGAGACCAAGCAGGCCATCCTCGAGTCCGGCCTGTCGGTCGTGCGCTACGACGGCGGCGTCGACTGGGGCGGAGAGCCCGTCAGCTTCGTCATCGGCATCGCCGGCAAGGGCGACGAGCACCTCGAGATCCTGTCGCAGATCGCCATCCTCTTCTCCGAGGACGATGACGTCGCGCGTCTGAAGGCGGCCTCCTCGCCCGAGGAGCTCTTCCAGGCCCTGTCCGGGTCCGTCAACGCATGA
- a CDS encoding PTS mannitol transporter subunit IICB, protein MTTTSPTKKPGGARVAVQRFGTFLSGMIMPNIAAFIAWGFITMLFIPDGFFGARSPFGWHWEPVAEILGGGGDAATIGWPGAMTALTEGDAGTYQGYVGLVSVMITYLLPLLIANTGGRIVYGARGGVVATIAVMGVIAGTNIPMFLGAMIMGPLAAYVTKQMDKLWDGKIRPGFEMLVNNFSAGILGMILAIVGFFAFGPVFLGISAFLGGIVAFLVQFNLLPVLSIIVEPAKVLFLNNAINHGVFTPLGIEQAAESGKSILFLIEANPGPGLGLLLAFTFFGVGAAKASAPGAIIIQFFGGIHEIYFPYALAKPMTILALIAGGAAGVATNMIFGGGLLFPAAPGSIIAVTAAAAGGGIANVLVVYLSVIIAAAVTFLVAGVILRASRKRDLAAEGGDDKFAAAIDQTQANKGKESSTLGALRTRTSNDVNASADRDVEGALGGLEGGAVATKQLNNIVFACDAGMGSSAMGASVLRNKIKKAGIDGITVTNQAIANLDGSADLVITQNQLTDRAKSQSPDSIHVSVDNFMNSPKYDEVVEMVRAQHDAK, encoded by the coding sequence ATGACGACGACGTCACCCACCAAGAAGCCGGGAGGGGCACGGGTCGCGGTACAGCGATTCGGCACGTTCCTCTCCGGCATGATCATGCCGAACATCGCGGCCTTCATCGCATGGGGCTTCATCACCATGCTCTTCATCCCCGACGGCTTCTTCGGGGCGCGCAGCCCGTTCGGCTGGCACTGGGAGCCGGTCGCCGAGATCCTCGGCGGCGGCGGTGACGCCGCCACGATCGGCTGGCCCGGCGCCATGACCGCCCTCACCGAGGGCGACGCCGGCACCTACCAGGGCTACGTCGGCCTGGTCAGCGTCATGATCACCTACCTGCTGCCCCTGCTCATCGCCAACACCGGTGGACGCATCGTCTACGGTGCGCGCGGTGGCGTGGTCGCCACGATCGCGGTCATGGGCGTCATCGCCGGCACCAACATCCCGATGTTCCTCGGCGCGATGATCATGGGCCCGCTCGCGGCCTACGTCACCAAGCAGATGGACAAGCTGTGGGACGGCAAGATCCGCCCCGGCTTCGAGATGCTCGTGAACAACTTCTCGGCCGGCATCCTCGGCATGATCCTCGCGATCGTCGGCTTCTTCGCCTTCGGTCCGGTGTTCCTCGGCATCAGCGCCTTCCTCGGCGGCATCGTCGCCTTCCTCGTGCAGTTCAACCTGCTGCCGGTGCTGTCGATCATCGTCGAGCCCGCGAAGGTGCTGTTCCTCAACAACGCCATCAACCACGGCGTCTTCACCCCGCTCGGCATCGAGCAGGCGGCGGAGTCGGGCAAGTCGATCCTGTTCCTCATCGAGGCGAACCCCGGCCCCGGCCTCGGCCTGCTGCTCGCGTTCACCTTCTTCGGTGTCGGCGCGGCGAAGGCTTCGGCTCCCGGTGCGATCATCATCCAGTTCTTCGGCGGCATCCACGAGATCTACTTCCCGTACGCCCTCGCGAAGCCGATGACGATCCTCGCCCTGATCGCCGGTGGCGCTGCCGGTGTCGCCACGAACATGATCTTCGGCGGTGGCCTGCTCTTCCCGGCCGCTCCCGGCAGCATCATCGCCGTGACGGCCGCGGCCGCCGGTGGCGGCATCGCGAACGTGCTCGTGGTCTACCTCTCGGTGATCATCGCCGCCGCCGTGACCTTCCTTGTCGCGGGCGTCATCCTGCGGGCCTCGCGCAAGCGCGACCTGGCCGCCGAGGGGGGCGACGACAAGTTCGCCGCCGCCATCGACCAGACCCAGGCCAACAAGGGCAAGGAGTCCTCGACGCTCGGGGCCCTGCGCACCCGCACCTCGAACGACGTCAACGCCTCGGCGGACCGCGACGTCGAGGGCGCCCTGGGCGGCCTCGAGGGCGGCGCTGTCGCGACCAAGCAGCTGAACAACATCGTGTTCGCGTGCGACGCGGGCATGGGCTCGTCGGCGATGGGCGCGAGCGTCCTGCGCAACAAGATCAAGAAGGCGGGCATCGACGGCATCACGGTCACCAACCAGGCGATCGCGAACCTCGACGGCTCGGCCGACCTGGTCATCACGCAGAACCAGCTCACCGACCGCGCCAAGTCGCAGTCGCCCGACTCGATCCACGTCTCGGTCGACAACTTCATGAACTCGCCGAAGTACGACGAGGTCGTGGAGATGGTGCGCGCCCAGCACGACGCGAAGTAA
- a CDS encoding purine-nucleoside phosphorylase — MSNSTSHPLDDPAVDPFEVATAAAADIARLSGVEHHDIAVTLGSGWGRAAELIGEETASFPATEVVGFSKPALEGHVGTLRSVRTPGGKNVLVIGARTHYYEGHGVRRVVHSVRTAAATGATTMILTNGAGGIRETWTPGQPVLISDHINLTADSPLEGATFIDLTDLYSARLRAIAREIDPTLDEGVYTQFRGPHYETPAEVQMAKTIGGHIVGMSTALEAIAARQAGMEILGFSLITNLAAGIQQTPLSHAEVLEAGREAEPVISALLARVIGAL; from the coding sequence ATGTCCAACAGCACTTCTCACCCGCTCGATGACCCGGCGGTCGACCCGTTCGAGGTCGCCACGGCCGCAGCGGCCGACATCGCCCGCCTCTCCGGGGTCGAGCACCACGACATCGCCGTGACCCTCGGGTCGGGGTGGGGACGCGCCGCCGAGCTCATCGGCGAGGAGACGGCGTCGTTCCCCGCCACCGAGGTCGTCGGTTTCTCGAAGCCCGCCCTCGAGGGGCACGTCGGCACGCTCCGCAGCGTCCGCACCCCCGGCGGCAAGAACGTGCTGGTCATCGGCGCGCGGACGCACTACTACGAGGGTCACGGCGTGCGCCGGGTCGTCCACAGCGTCCGCACGGCCGCCGCCACGGGGGCGACCACGATGATCCTCACCAACGGCGCGGGCGGCATCCGCGAGACGTGGACCCCCGGGCAGCCCGTGCTCATCAGCGACCACATCAACCTCACCGCCGACTCCCCGCTCGAGGGCGCGACCTTCATCGACCTCACCGACCTGTACTCGGCGCGGCTGCGCGCCATCGCGCGCGAGATCGACCCCACGCTCGACGAGGGCGTCTACACGCAGTTCCGCGGTCCGCACTACGAGACCCCGGCCGAGGTGCAGATGGCGAAGACCATCGGCGGACACATCGTCGGCATGTCGACGGCCCTCGAGGCGATCGCCGCGCGCCAGGCCGGCATGGAGATCCTGGGCTTCTCGCTCATCACGAACCTGGCCGCCGGCATCCAGCAGACGCCGCTGAGCCACGCCGAGGTGCTCGAGGCCGGCCGCGAGGCCGAGCCCGTGATCTCGGCGCTGCTCGCGCGCGTGATCGGCGCGCTGTGA
- a CDS encoding alpha/beta hydrolase has translation MTDTTPSDAGGAPRAPRRRRRVLRWILGGIGALVVLLIAGILIYTQVGVMGAEPGPLAEAEADPALTITDDGAGIVLSPTAGATGQGLVFIPGAKVEAEGYIATFADTVVDDGITVVITRPWLNLAFFDPRPLSTFTDLAPGVSTWAVGGHSLGGVRACQLAPDADALVLFASYCANDLTASGLPVLSLSGSEDGLSTPQKIADAKKELPANATFVEIPGASHASFGAYGPQPGDGTPTADPDDVDRVIAEQLAGFLPRP, from the coding sequence GTGACCGACACCACCCCGTCCGACGCCGGCGGAGCGCCCCGAGCGCCCCGCCGGCGTCGTCGTGTTCTGCGCTGGATCCTCGGCGGCATCGGCGCTCTCGTGGTGCTGCTGATCGCCGGGATCCTGATCTACACCCAGGTCGGCGTCATGGGCGCCGAGCCCGGCCCCCTCGCCGAGGCCGAGGCGGACCCCGCGCTGACGATCACCGACGACGGCGCGGGGATCGTGCTCTCGCCCACCGCCGGCGCCACGGGCCAGGGGCTGGTCTTCATCCCGGGCGCCAAGGTCGAGGCCGAGGGATACATCGCCACGTTCGCCGACACCGTCGTCGACGACGGCATCACCGTCGTCATCACCCGGCCGTGGCTGAACCTCGCGTTCTTCGACCCGCGGCCGCTGTCGACCTTCACCGACCTCGCCCCGGGGGTGTCGACCTGGGCGGTCGGCGGCCATTCCCTCGGCGGTGTCCGCGCCTGTCAGCTGGCACCCGACGCCGACGCCCTCGTGCTCTTCGCCTCGTACTGCGCGAACGACCTCACGGCATCCGGACTCCCCGTCCTCAGCCTCTCGGGATCGGAAGACGGTCTGAGCACCCCGCAGAAGATCGCGGATGCCAAGAAGGAGCTCCCCGCGAACGCCACGTTCGTCGAGATCCCCGGCGCATCGCACGCCTCGTTCGGCGCGTACGGCCCGCAGCCCGGCGACGGCACACCCACGGCCGATCCCGACGACGTCGACCGGGTGATCGCCGAGCAGCTGGCCGGCTTCCTTCCTCGGCCCTGA
- a CDS encoding mannitol-1-phosphate 5-dehydrogenase, producing MKAVHFGAGNIGRGFVGLLLHEGGYELVFSDVSAALVAAINDASSYTVHEVGDGGVDKTVTGFRAIDSSVDAESLVDEIATADVVTTAVGPTILKFVAPHIVAGLALRDPSLAPLQIMACENAIGATDQLREHIVELAGESWDALAARAVFANTAVDRIVPAQAQGGVDVTVEPFYEWAIERGPFGDTPPHIPGAHFVDDLEPYIERKLFTVNTGHATTAYFGARAGIDRISDALADPAISARVEAALEETSALLVQKHELDPDVQGEYRATILRRFRNAALPDTVWRVGRQPLRKLSRHERFVGPAAEAIERGLPVDALVAAMAAALDFSDTEDTQAVDLQRLLRELDAEAFTAEVTGLTPEHPLHARIVEIVAARQAALAA from the coding sequence ATGAAGGCCGTCCACTTCGGCGCGGGCAACATCGGTCGCGGCTTCGTCGGACTGCTGCTGCACGAGGGCGGCTACGAGCTCGTCTTCTCCGACGTCTCGGCGGCTCTGGTCGCGGCCATCAACGACGCCTCGTCGTACACCGTCCACGAGGTGGGAGACGGCGGCGTCGACAAGACGGTCACCGGTTTCCGTGCCATCGACAGCTCGGTGGATGCCGAGTCCCTCGTCGACGAGATCGCCACGGCCGACGTGGTCACCACCGCCGTCGGTCCCACCATCCTGAAGTTCGTGGCTCCGCACATCGTCGCGGGGCTCGCGCTGCGCGACCCCTCGCTCGCCCCGTTGCAGATCATGGCGTGCGAGAACGCGATCGGCGCGACCGACCAGCTGCGCGAGCACATCGTCGAGCTGGCCGGCGAGTCGTGGGACGCCCTGGCCGCCCGCGCGGTGTTCGCCAACACGGCGGTCGACCGCATCGTTCCCGCCCAGGCGCAGGGCGGTGTCGACGTCACCGTCGAGCCGTTCTACGAGTGGGCGATCGAGCGCGGGCCCTTCGGCGACACCCCTCCGCACATCCCCGGTGCGCACTTCGTCGACGACCTCGAGCCCTACATCGAGCGCAAGCTCTTCACGGTGAACACGGGCCACGCCACGACGGCGTACTTCGGCGCGCGCGCCGGCATCGACCGCATCTCCGACGCGCTGGCAGACCCTGCGATCTCGGCACGGGTCGAGGCCGCGCTGGAAGAAACCAGCGCCCTGCTGGTCCAGAAGCACGAGCTCGACCCCGACGTGCAGGGCGAGTACCGCGCGACGATCCTGCGCCGCTTCCGCAACGCGGCGCTTCCCGACACCGTCTGGCGGGTGGGTCGCCAGCCGCTGCGCAAGCTCTCGCGGCACGAGCGCTTCGTCGGGCCCGCCGCCGAGGCGATCGAGCGGGGTCTCCCGGTCGACGCGCTGGTCGCGGCCATGGCCGCCGCCCTCGACTTCTCGGATACCGAGGACACCCAGGCCGTCGACCTGCAGCGTCTGCTGCGCGAGCTCGACGCCGAGGCCTTCACGGCAGAGGTGACGGGGCTCACTCCCGAGCACCCGCTGCACGCCCGGATCGTCGAGATCGTCGCCGCACGGCAGGCAGCCCTGGCCGCGTGA
- a CDS encoding phospho-sugar mutase, protein MSAYLDAARAWLAQDPDAVTRDELSELIARVETGDAEAEADLDDRFSTRLAFGTAGLRGTLGAGSNRMNRVLVAQAAAGFAAYLLEHRPGTPTVVVGYDGRRNSDVFARDSVEIFTGAGLNAILLPRMLPTPVLAFAVRHLGADAGVMVTASHNPPDDNGYKVYLGGVDQGAQIVSPADAEIAAHIQRIADEGNVTVLPRSVGYANAPESVVDAYVAATAAVAPAPAGAAGLRWVYTAMHGVGWETVSRVLTEAGYPQPTVVDAQIHPDGRFPTVAFPNPEEPGAMDLAFETAREADAELVIANDPDADRLAVAIPDPDAEAGWRRLTGNEIGLLLGWRAARAAAAAHDGAAHDARDADAGAPASLACSLVSSPGLQAVAEHYGLDFHSTLTGFKWISRAPGIVFGFEEALGYLVNPGTVRDKDGISAAVALLEMAADARGQGRTVADLLQEFRDTFGAFASDQISIRVSDVSEIGGIMASLRAQPPSAIGETAVTRIDDLLDGVDGFPPGDVLRLWLDDGSRLIVRPSGTEPKLKLYLDVRGTSAKKATRRLAALRAGAEALLVSMR, encoded by the coding sequence GTGAGCGCGTACCTCGACGCGGCCCGCGCCTGGCTCGCGCAGGATCCGGATGCCGTGACCCGCGACGAGCTGTCGGAGCTCATCGCCCGGGTGGAGACGGGGGATGCCGAGGCCGAGGCCGATCTGGACGACCGCTTCTCGACCCGCCTGGCGTTCGGCACGGCGGGCCTGCGCGGAACCCTCGGCGCCGGCTCCAACCGCATGAACCGCGTGCTCGTCGCGCAGGCCGCGGCCGGATTCGCCGCGTACCTGCTCGAGCATCGCCCCGGAACGCCGACCGTGGTGGTCGGCTACGACGGGCGTCGCAATTCCGACGTCTTCGCGCGCGACTCGGTCGAGATCTTCACGGGAGCGGGGCTGAACGCGATCCTGCTCCCCCGCATGCTGCCCACCCCCGTGCTCGCGTTCGCGGTGCGTCACCTGGGCGCCGACGCCGGCGTCATGGTGACCGCGAGCCACAACCCGCCCGACGACAACGGGTACAAGGTGTACCTCGGCGGCGTCGACCAGGGTGCGCAGATCGTGTCGCCCGCCGACGCCGAGATCGCCGCCCACATCCAGCGGATCGCCGACGAGGGCAACGTCACGGTGCTCCCCCGGTCGGTGGGATACGCCAACGCCCCCGAGTCGGTCGTCGACGCCTACGTCGCGGCCACCGCGGCCGTCGCCCCCGCCCCCGCGGGAGCCGCGGGCCTGCGGTGGGTCTACACCGCGATGCACGGCGTCGGGTGGGAGACCGTCTCACGCGTGCTCACCGAGGCGGGGTACCCGCAGCCCACGGTCGTCGACGCGCAGATCCACCCCGACGGGCGGTTCCCGACGGTGGCGTTCCCCAACCCCGAGGAGCCGGGCGCGATGGACCTCGCGTTCGAGACCGCGCGCGAGGCGGACGCCGAGCTCGTCATCGCGAACGACCCCGATGCCGACCGCCTCGCCGTCGCGATCCCCGACCCCGACGCCGAGGCCGGCTGGCGCCGCCTGACCGGCAACGAGATCGGGCTGCTGTTGGGCTGGCGCGCGGCGCGGGCCGCGGCTGCCGCGCACGACGGCGCGGCGCACGACGCCCGGGACGCGGACGCCGGGGCCCCGGCATCCCTCGCCTGTTCGCTCGTGTCGTCACCGGGCCTGCAGGCGGTCGCCGAGCACTACGGACTCGACTTCCACTCCACGCTCACCGGCTTCAAGTGGATCTCGCGGGCACCGGGCATCGTGTTCGGCTTCGAAGAGGCCCTGGGGTACCTCGTGAACCCCGGCACCGTGCGCGACAAGGACGGCATCTCCGCCGCCGTCGCGCTGCTCGAGATGGCGGCCGATGCCCGCGGCCAGGGCCGCACCGTCGCCGACCTGCTGCAGGAGTTCCGCGACACGTTCGGCGCGTTCGCGAGCGATCAGATCTCGATCCGCGTCAGCGACGTGAGCGAGATCGGCGGGATCATGGCATCCCTCCGCGCCCAGCCGCCGTCCGCGATCGGCGAGACCGCGGTGACGCGCATCGACGACCTGCTCGACGGCGTCGACGGCTTCCCGCCGGGCGACGTGCTGCGCCTGTGGCTCGACGACGGCTCGCGCCTGATCGTGCGTCCCAGCGGCACCGAGCCCAAGCTCAAGCTCTACCTCGACGTGCGCGGCACGTCGGCCAAGAAGGCGACCCGTCGCCTCGCCGCGCTGCGCGCGGGGGCGGAGGCGTTGTTGGTGTCGATGCGCTGA
- a CDS encoding PTS sugar transporter subunit IIB yields the protein MRILVVCGAGASSTFVAQRVRHAAQDKGLAYSASAGTVRSLPIDLDQADIVLVGPHLAADLERIRQDAAARDVLVALLPDDVFTDRSGIRTLALVEEALRARPGADTI from the coding sequence ATGAGGATCCTCGTGGTGTGCGGAGCGGGTGCGTCGAGCACGTTCGTCGCGCAACGCGTTCGTCATGCTGCGCAAGACAAGGGCCTCGCCTATTCCGCCTCGGCGGGAACCGTCCGCTCGTTGCCGATCGACCTCGACCAGGCCGACATCGTGCTCGTCGGACCTCACCTGGCCGCAGACCTGGAGCGCATCCGGCAGGACGCCGCCGCACGGGACGTCCTGGTCGCCCTGCTCCCCGATGACGTCTTCACCGACCGCAGCGGCATCCGCACGCTCGCGCTCGTCGAAGAGGCCCTGCGCGCCCGCCCGGGCGCGGACACGATCTGA
- the ptsP gene encoding phosphoenolpyruvate--protein phosphotransferase encodes MTELRGVGIGLGVAQGPVARMAEPLPAPKDEKSAQSVEAETTRVREAIAAVARELEARGAQAGGAARDVLEAQAMIAEDPTLEAEVDSRLATGKTGEFAVHDAFASFREQLVALGGYLGERAADLDDVAQRVIARLRGVAAPGIPDPGHPFVLVAKDLAPADTALLDLDKVLALVTTEGGPTSHTAILAREKSIVAVVGAAGAKDLVDGQSVIVDAAAGVVTLDPTDDEKARALTRAASRAAAASAPITDGALADGTKVPLLANLGKPGGAAEAVELGAEGVGLFRTEFLFLSSSSAPTVEEQRAAYTELLGAFPGKKVVVRVLDAGADKPLPFLNDAHEENPALGLRGLRALRASEDILREQLTALAEADAATRKTEAGPADLWVMAPMVSTVEETRYFTALAKDYGLKTTGVMVEVPSSALLADRILQIADFASIGTNDLTQYTLAADRLLGSVASFQDPWHPAVLRLIREVGAAGRTYDKPVGICGEAAADPLLAVVLVGLGATTLSMAPTALADVRATLLTHTLDDALRIAEAALAADDAASAREAAQAVSAAREAAPALS; translated from the coding sequence ATGACGGAACTCCGTGGAGTCGGAATCGGACTGGGCGTCGCCCAGGGACCCGTGGCGCGCATGGCCGAGCCCCTGCCCGCCCCGAAGGACGAGAAGAGCGCGCAGTCGGTCGAGGCCGAGACCACCCGCGTGCGCGAGGCCATCGCAGCCGTCGCCCGCGAGCTCGAAGCCCGAGGAGCACAGGCCGGCGGCGCCGCCCGTGACGTGCTCGAAGCCCAGGCGATGATCGCCGAAGACCCCACCCTCGAGGCCGAGGTCGACAGCCGTCTCGCGACCGGCAAGACCGGCGAGTTCGCCGTGCACGACGCCTTCGCCTCGTTCCGTGAGCAGCTCGTCGCCCTCGGCGGCTACCTCGGCGAGCGCGCCGCCGACCTCGACGACGTCGCCCAGCGGGTCATCGCCCGCCTCCGCGGCGTCGCCGCCCCCGGCATCCCCGACCCCGGCCACCCGTTCGTGCTCGTCGCCAAGGACCTCGCCCCCGCCGACACCGCGCTGCTCGACCTCGACAAGGTGCTGGCCCTGGTCACCACCGAGGGCGGGCCCACCTCGCACACGGCGATCCTCGCCCGTGAGAAGTCGATCGTCGCCGTCGTCGGCGCGGCCGGCGCCAAAGACCTCGTCGACGGCCAGTCCGTGATCGTCGACGCCGCCGCCGGTGTCGTGACCCTCGACCCGACCGACGACGAGAAGGCGCGCGCGCTCACCCGCGCAGCCTCCCGTGCCGCCGCGGCATCCGCCCCCATCACCGACGGCGCGCTCGCCGACGGCACCAAGGTGCCCCTGCTGGCCAACCTCGGAAAGCCCGGCGGAGCCGCCGAAGCCGTCGAGCTGGGCGCCGAGGGCGTGGGCCTGTTCCGCACCGAGTTCCTCTTCCTGAGCTCCAGCTCCGCCCCCACCGTCGAGGAGCAGCGCGCCGCGTACACCGAGCTGCTCGGGGCGTTCCCCGGCAAGAAGGTCGTCGTGCGCGTGCTCGACGCCGGCGCCGACAAGCCCCTGCCCTTCCTCAACGACGCCCACGAGGAGAACCCGGCGCTGGGCCTTCGGGGCCTGCGCGCCCTGCGCGCGAGCGAGGACATCCTGCGCGAGCAGCTCACGGCCCTGGCCGAAGCGGATGCCGCGACCCGCAAGACCGAGGCGGGCCCCGCCGACCTGTGGGTCATGGCCCCGATGGTTTCGACGGTCGAAGAGACCCGGTACTTCACGGCGCTCGCCAAGGACTACGGCCTGAAGACCACCGGCGTCATGGTCGAGGTCCCCTCCTCGGCGCTGCTGGCCGACCGCATCCTGCAGATCGCCGACTTCGCCTCGATCGGCACCAACGACCTGACGCAGTACACCCTCGCCGCCGACCGGCTGCTGGGCTCGGTCGCGTCGTTCCAGGACCCGTGGCATCCGGCCGTCCTGCGCCTCATCCGCGAGGTCGGCGCCGCCGGACGCACCTACGACAAGCCCGTGGGCATCTGCGGTGAGGCCGCGGCCGACCCGCTGCTCGCCGTCGTGCTCGTCGGTCTCGGCGCCACCACGCTGTCGATGGCCCCCACCGCCCTCGCCGACGTGCGCGCCACCCTGCTCACCCACACTCTCGACGATGCGCTCCGCATCGCCGAGGCCGCCCTGGCCGCCGATGACGCGGCCTCCGCCCGAGAGGCGGCCCAGGCCGTCTCGGCAGCCCGGGAAGCGGCTCCCGCCTTGTCCTGA
- a CDS encoding HPr family phosphocarrier protein has translation MPHLTRTVRIGSTHGLHARPAKLFAQAAKDSGIPVTIAKDAGAAVNAASILGIIALGLEYGDYVTLTADGDSAEAVIDRLSELLTTDHDTE, from the coding sequence ATGCCCCACCTCACCCGCACCGTCCGCATCGGATCGACGCACGGGCTGCACGCGCGCCCCGCGAAGCTCTTCGCCCAGGCCGCCAAGGACTCCGGCATCCCCGTGACGATCGCCAAGGACGCGGGCGCCGCGGTCAACGCCGCCAGCATCCTCGGCATCATCGCGCTGGGTCTCGAGTACGGCGACTACGTCACCCTCACCGCCGACGGCGACAGCGCCGAGGCCGTCATCGACCGCCTCAGCGAACTGCTGACCACCGACCACGACACCGAGTAA